The following proteins are encoded in a genomic region of Zea mays cultivar B73 chromosome 9, Zm-B73-REFERENCE-NAM-5.0, whole genome shotgun sequence:
- the LOC100280051 gene encoding thioredoxin-like protein 5, whose protein sequence is MTVEKVDAGLSDFDAHFDRLFASPDAASDGKVKLLLFLADRKPGSSLSWCPDCNVAEPVIYERLEALEGKDAVLLRAYVGDKPTWRDPAHPWRVDPRFGLKGVPTLIRWEDGAAAARLGDDEAHLKDKVDALLCAGGN, encoded by the exons ATGACGGTGGAGAAGGTGGACGCGGGGCTTTCCGACTTCGACGCCCACTTCGATCGCCTCTTCGCTTCCCCGGACGCCGCCTCCGACGGCAAGGTGAAGCTGCTGCTCTTCCTGGCCGACCGCAAGCCTGGCTCCTCCCTCTCCTGGTGCCCCG ACTGCAACGTGGCGGAGCCGGTGATCTACGAGCGGCTGGAGGCACTGGAGGGCAAGGACGCGGTGCTCCTGCGCGCCTACGTCGGGGACAAGCCCACTTGGCGCGACCCGGCGCACCCGTGGAGGGTGGACCCCAGGTTCGGGCTCAAGGGCGTGCCAACGCTGATCCGCTGGGAGgatggcgccgccgccgcccgcctcGGGGACGACGAGGCGCACCTCAAGGACAAGGTTGACGCCCTCCTCTGCGCTGGCGGCAACTGA